The Vigna angularis cultivar LongXiaoDou No.4 chromosome 6, ASM1680809v1, whole genome shotgun sequence genome contains the following window.
tcagaaaattattgaataaaaacattattgaaGAGTCTATGACTAAGTTTCCCTGATATAAATATAAAGCGACATCTctacttttgttattttattgcTGCTTCTAAGTTTTACACTTATTAACCTCCACGTTTGGAAACATTTTCCTCGAATAATAGCTTTAAGGGAAgtataataataacttaaattaataGTTTAATAGTAAAACCATGAGTctaattaagttaaaaagattaaaaaacttCATTTAGctaatttctaatttcaaaatatttagcgaaaataactttattaagtaaaaagactaaataaaagttaatatataaaatggaaaaatatcttaaataaaattttttgaaaacaaagcaaaaataatataaaatgtaaacgaatttattttaataataaataaatatgatcaACATTTGTTCACATAAAAATTATGTagtgttatataattttttttcttaagaaagtAGACTTGATTGTTTTGTCCACAATAAAATATGTGGAAGTTGCAACCACAACATCCACATGCATAGCATCTACCATTCTTTCCCTTCTCTTCAACCATTGAATGAATAAATGGTTAAGatcaatttcttttatgttcAATCCATATTTCCCATTCAAATACGATATGTGTaaagaatcaaataaaaaagcGTACAGGTATTgcactaaaattaaaaaaaaatggagtttCAAAATGCAAGTTATTTGACTCGTATATATAGCTTAAGATAgtaacttttgaaattaaattcacGTGTAGGTAAACTTGCAcgattaattataaattattataaagaaattaagaaGAAATTAATCTCTCCGACAAATGAGGATCGGTGGTCAAAGGATGTATGTTGCGATCCACAGATTTTGGAAAAGAACTGAGAATTTGACTTCTCTGATTAACTCCAATCTCTCGAAATCCACCATTTAGTGcataaatttgtataattttttatactataaatAGATATAAGAGAGGTGATGGTGtgaaaaaaggataaaaaataataaatataagtgGTGGGTGGAGGGAGAGAGAAGAATATGGGTCCATACGAACCTCCAGAATGTCTCCAATGTTGATAACAAAAGCATCTGATAAGACGTTCACTGGAATCCAATCTCCATCTTTCTTAATCTGCAGGCCATTCACGCCATTCATTTGGTTAAGAATGGTGATTCCCGATGCATCAGAATGAGCAGAAAGTCCCATAACTAAGTCTGGTTCAGGACATGGAGGGTAGTACGTCATCCGAAGATTCTGTATCCCATCCTCGAACACCTCCAACTCTCTCTTCTCTATCTTCAGTGCTTTCCCCAGCAACCCTATAACTCTCATACCAAGATTTTGCACTTCGTTTATGTATGACTCTAACACACTCCTGCATATCATATACCTCAACTAatcaatatatgtatatatgtatatatccaTGTGCACACGTAAATTAAAGGGTTTTCTTTTGCTACCTGAATGACGAAGGGAACTGTGGTAAAAGATGTGGTTTTCTTATACTACGAGGGTTGGTTTTAAAAAAGAACCTATCACCCCAATCCAGTTTTGTATCATCTGCTCTAATCACACGTCCGTAGCCTTCAACATCACCTGGCTGTATCTTgtatttcatcttttcttccGAGGGGAGCGTGAAGAATCCTTCAACTTCGTCTTTCAGTGTTTTCAGCACTGCTGGGCTTATTCCATGCTCCACCAactgcatatatatatatatgtgtgtataaagAACATACAAATTCAgacaaagaagaaaatggaTGGTAAAAGGCAGCTTAATTTGCTAATAATAACCTGAAAGAAACCCCAGTCTCTACAAGCTGAGTTCAATTTCTCTAGCTCAAGCTCCGTGTCTTCTCCATGGATGAGCTTTCTGAGGCTGATGATTGGGAGTTCCTGAGATGAGGTTTCATCTGGGAAAAGTGCGGGTTCGTTATGGCACTGTTGTCGAACATAGCATTGAGGAACTGAAGTGAGCGGTTTCTTTATGAGTTCCTGAACACTCAACACTTCTTCAAACATTCTCACTAATTCTGAGGATACCATGATGTTCTATTCTAACCACGCCTTATAACCAGCCACTGTATTGGTTGTATTTATACAACATAATAGCAGTGCGCATGATATAAAGAAACGCGTCTCTGATTTGTTACTTTAACTAAAAAGGGAAATTGCTGCCAgtgaaaatgatattattaattaacgCGGAAAGTGCGGTCGGTGTATGGGAcgaaataagataaaatttgatGTCGACAAGGGCAAAACTCATGAATTGTGCTCATAAAGTTTTGATTAAGAGGTGAATATGCGGCCTGGACCCTGTGCTTTAAATTCTAAGATGATTCTAGCCTTTCTTAAATGTATTAAAggtttaaatacaaaatttaatgtattttgaagCACTGcatgtaaataatataaaaaaactaataaaaatattgaacttcgatttttttgtttgttgatcACGTACTCGCGTCGCGgtaattgtttaatatatatatatatatatatatatatatatatatatatatatatatatatatatatatatatatatatatatatatatatatatatatatatatatataatcattgattttccttgatttttttttcctaattctGTTAGGTTATTGATAGCGGATATGATGGGTTGTGTTTTAGGTACATTAACCCCAAAACACCAAATTTTGGTATAGCCATTAATACatgataaaattagaaaataatggGTGACAAGAATAGTAGAAAAAGGaaccaaattatatatttttttaaaatatctgtaATATTAGtcttttcataattaaaacGTATAGTGTTAGATCGGTACAGGATGTGCCACAAAGTTTGAAAGACCACAATATGCATAAAGCTATATGCCATTAAATGTgggaattaaacatttttttcatgtgACTTGATGTTGACCTGGCACATCTTGTATATGTGGTGTTtacttttttatgtctttttgtGATATTGGCTTTTATATTTCAAAGGTCAACATTTTTAGTTCAGTCGTCCGTATGTATgtgtttatttaatatattttaattagtaaaattattatcaatGGTATCTTAAATTACTACATTAAATATAGACtttaatgtaaaattgaatATCAGATCAAAATTACATATTCTCCAGAATGTGAagattaaaaatctaaaaaatgagaaaataaaaatcactaaTCAAAGATTAAAGGGAGACTGAaactgaaatataaaaaaaaaattataattagtgtGATAAGAGatataataagaaattaaagaaaaacaatataaaagagGAGGTAAATAggtaaagaataaaaatataaaaaaatacaaaattaatatggaTTCATGCATCTTAATGCCATGTGCCCTAGATGTAGTGTTTTTAACTATTTGGTTCACatgttttgttgtattttattaaatactatTGAAAAAAGTTTAAAGTTCAAATGTGTGATCAAAGTTTATATGATATTCATATAATCTTGTGTTAAGTTaaacttactttttttaaaactcatttAATGGAAATTTAAggtaaattcaatattttatcctctaaatataatttaagttcCAATTTCACTCAATATACTTTTCATTATTGCTTTCATTTTGGAACTTAATATAAgtatataaagaaattttacATGACTCTAGCGTTGTTGATTTAATAATTAACAATCCACCAGTTTTAGATAATAAGTCACATTCATTAAATCATATATTGCATTAAACTAAAACCTAAAAATTAAGAAGGTGTGCTTGAGATGGTGACGagtttgagtttttgttttttgttttttgtttagcTTTAAAATATGCTAATTTTTTAATAGGATGTGTTTGGTTAATTGATATCCAGTTGAAATAGTTTTAACTTGGaatgaaaacattttatatttctttaaaaacacaaaaacaaaagatggaaatttggtttttaatttaaaaaaaaaatacataagttaCATAAAGttaatatcattattaatatctcattatcattattataatattatgaatgTGGTTCTTATTATCACAATCATTATCCTTTTTAGTATagattttttaaggttttagtGCACAGGTTTTACACATAACAAAAATGGTTTTGAGAGTTGAAAGATTGTTAATAGGGTTTAAGTCCTGTTTTTTTATgcagataaaaaagaaaatgaaattttttattttttataatataaaatatatatgaagaaaatatttatttgatatttttttattaattactttaatacttttattttaattattcattatattatgataaaaatatttttaaatatctaattattatttatgctTGTATAATCTAAagtattatgataaaaatatttttaaatatctaattattatttatggttGTATAATCTAAAGATAAtgtcactacaaaaaaaatgttatttagaGGAAGTTTTTTTTCGATTTGCGAGGGTTTTCATCCTCCGCAAAATAAATTCCGGGAGTTTTTCAAACTATCGAAGTTTGAGTCGCCACAAACTATCTGCGGGAGTTTTTTGTAACCCCTGGTATCGCGTTCAATTTGCGGAGGTTTTTCTGCGGAGGGTAAAAACCTCCTCTATTACTGACTATTATTTTGTGGGGGGGTTTAACCTCctttattttcaactatttgATCACAAaagttttctatatttttgtcagtttttttatttgatgattattaaaatatataatatcgttttttgtttaatgattattaaaatatataataactacatattttcaccaatttctttcttttcttcttttttttaatttcaaaattaagtaaatttattttttttttaaattattatattattaatttcaaaaaaaaaattaatttaaactttttttaaaatttttcaaaattatgagCTCCGTTGTCTGCCGATCTGCAGAACCACCGTTGCAGCTCTATCCGCCGACTACGAAtctgaaagaaaaaggaaaacactGGGCAATCTAAaggagaaatgaaagaagaGAGAGTGAGCGGATGGAATGAAGGGAGAAACTAGGGTTAAGGTGAAATGAAGGGAGAAATTGTCAGAAGATTTTTAGAGGaaaattaacttttagaaaaataatgggTTTAGACAGAGATGGGTTTTAGATCTAGAgggaataaaattttagaattgcTAAAATAAAACTTAGTCTAAAATTTTTAgaggaaaaaatgtaaaagaattagaaaatatgaataaaaatatatttttatttgaagagGTTATAAATCTCTTGAAAGGAATTAAAACCCCCACGGGGTTTTTTATAACCTCCCCAAAATAACCCCCTCTAAATAAggttttttttgtagtgtgtaTAAAGTAAGTCTTTGCATCATTGTGTAAGGAAAGTGTAAGAAAATTTTGATGTCTTTTACAAATTTTCATTACATTGAAATTCTAACTTTCTCTTATATTTAGTTTTGAATAACAGTAAATATGCAGATTATAGTGCCAAATATTAGTCAGGAAACTGCTGCAGCTCCTTATCAACAAAGACAAGTAGCTCTTAAAGGAAAATCAAATCATGGTATTCCTTAAGTATATCTAGGTGGAAGGATATAACCATACCTCAAAATGGATTTAGAATGTGAGTTAATCTAGTTGACCATgggtttgaaaaatataatatttttatacagACTAGTTATTTCAATCTGGCTCACTTAGTTACCAGCTCATCGGGTTGAAttcgtggtgagccgggttgactcaccaactcacttaatttaatttaattatttattattttgtgttttaatattattagttaacattttttattatattgtagatgatgataaagaataagatgtttcaagagagaaaaatattataaatttatgtattcaagactctaatattataaatggactgatacaaaaattatcaatattaaaaacttatttgtttgatttttgtacatattttttattacacttggattgtatgatttgtttttaattttctttggagtttaacatgtGTGAcgatttatttagatttaaattaaaaaaaattataattttttattttaaaaaaaatataattaaataaatcaatgaaCCAATCCGTTTAATCTACTAACTTATAGTAGATTGAGTCGAGtttaaatttttctaatttactaataaataaacagaattgaattaacttataaaaatttataaaaatgagcACCATGTATATAACCAAGTCAGATCAAATTGAATTATCTCTTTCGACAACTCTACAACCAAACATACAATCCTGAAATCTGATCCAATTTTGAagtaaattgaaaaattaaataatagagaTATAAGTGGGTGGATAGATGATGGATGATATGATATAAAGGCATACTATTAATTAGAAGTGTGCTGTCTTACCTAAAGTGGTATGAAGGAAACTCCTTAAATGGGTGTCGGTAAgtactttattaattaatacatgagtttttattcaatttgaaaGATTTTGTAAGATtcacttatatttaaaatttattttttaatatgatattaaagttataatataataatataatataaaaatataaaatattaatcagaGGGTTGAATATGTTATATTAAtgaaactatttattttatgtatgtaTCTTATCAAGTGTAGTTGGTATATGAGTTATGAATGTTAGTAATTAAAACACAGTAAGGAAGAAATATTGCAAAAGATGGGACTCTCAATGCCAATCACACTATTGTACAATCAATCAAAATTATGTTGAATGAATGTTAGAGATGTGAAAATTAGAATCGGGTTAGTtggaaaaattttaattttgttaaatgtgAGTTGAATTTTGATTTACTTAATTCAAGTGTGTGatcaaaatagtttaaaataaaaatatgtaacgcataatttgtattattataagaaaaatttaaaaataatttatttatttttctgaaaaatacCATTCTAATtctaaaaagtaaaagttatgGCAGCTTTATGGAAATTTGAAACTTATCTTTAGCATTCTAAATTACAAATTACGTTTCTAATTTCATTGTTAGGTTCTGccagcttttctttttctaacttGACCTTCTTCCTTTGTGTCCTCTCTTTTGGTTGGTTTTAGTTGGTTTGAAATTTATAGCTCAGAATAATGGAATGTAATTTactcttaataatatatttagtttgtttgtcctttgaatataaatttataaagatttaattatttatttagtttttatatatgtGCATATGCTTTTGATGTTAGgttatagaatttttttatatatataaatagaaactGTATGTATATATTAGCCCAgtatgaagatttttttttttagtttcagaTGTTTATACATTTGAAAAATGTGTTCTAATTTCTATACctataaattttatgttttagtatttatataagcgttttttatgtattagtctcttttattgactttaagaaaatttgttaattaaaaaaaatatttacacaaaaatTGGAATTGGTGATGAAAATCTCTCACAAAAAAgttacaaacaaaaacaatgtcGCCATGCAACTTCAATATGATGAGTGCCAGAAAcatctaatttaaaaattttgaaagtttaaataccattaaaaaaaatctgattaTTTAACAAACAATCCAATTATTAACGCGGAACAATCTAAGTATTCATAGCAGCTTTTATAACAGCATTGCATTAACAAGTTAACAAGGTTATTACTTACAAATGATACTAggattaaaacttaaaaatattgttcTGACGtagttttaaaaagtatataaagaCTAAAGAACTgcttatatgaaataaaataaaattataagaattaaaaaacgCGTGTAAATATAAACggttaattataaaatatctatcAATACactaaaaaaactgaaattacCCATTAAAAAAGTTACCCATAGAATTAGTCTATAATAAATTA
Protein-coding sequences here:
- the LOC108342764 gene encoding codeine O-demethylase gives rise to the protein MVSSELVRMFEEVLSVQELIKKPLTSVPQCYVRQQCHNEPALFPDETSSQELPIISLRKLIHGEDTELELEKLNSACRDWGFFQLVEHGISPAVLKTLKDEVEGFFTLPSEEKMKYKIQPGDVEGYGRVIRADDTKLDWGDRFFFKTNPRSIRKPHLLPQFPSSFRSVLESYINEVQNLGMRVIGLLGKALKIEKRELEVFEDGIQNLRMTYYPPCPEPDLVMGLSAHSDASGITILNQMNGVNGLQIKKDGDWIPVNVLSDAFVINIGDILEIMSNGAYKSVEHRATVNSEKERISIAMFYLPKLQADIGPAFSLTNPENPPLFKRTEVGTYVEDYFTHKLDGKSYLDLMRISDQNLSI